Proteins from a single region of Anaerolineae bacterium:
- a CDS encoding UDP-N-acetylmuramoyl-L-alanyl-D-glutamate--2,6-diaminopimelate ligase, with translation MRFFELLSYLPEATTSGPDVPISAPVTDSAQDVQPGGIFVARRGAVVDGHDWIPEAVARGAAAVVGERAPEQVTCPVPYAAVPDARAVLALLAAAYHGFPSRQMVVIGVTGTDGKTTTVSLIYSILRAAGLRAGMISTVSAVIGGDALETGLHVTTPRAPEVQGYLARMVEAGLTHCVLEATSHGLAQGRVDAVDFDVAVITNIQHEHLDYHGTWESYRDAKAELFRKLRRSAYKPGQDKVAVINADDVASADFLRAIPADRHLFYGLASAPVDFRAEAVAYRPDGTHFSVRGLAVRSPLVGAYNVSNVLAAMAAAVAVGIPLAAIVEGIAALPPIPGRLERIDEGQDFLAVVDFAHTPNALRQVLTAARTLIAPGRRVICAVGSAGLRDRAKRRMMAAIAAELADFTILTAEDPRTESLEAILAEMAEGCRAAGGVEGTTFIRVPDRGQALYEAVQRAGAGDIVLACGKGHEQSMCFGEIEYPWDDRQALRAALRGQPLATLPTART, from the coding sequence ATGCGATTTTTCGAACTGCTGTCTTACCTGCCGGAAGCGACTACCAGCGGCCCGGACGTGCCCATTAGCGCCCCGGTGACCGACAGCGCGCAGGATGTGCAGCCGGGTGGGATATTCGTAGCCCGGCGGGGCGCGGTGGTTGACGGCCACGATTGGATCCCGGAAGCGGTCGCCCGTGGCGCGGCGGCGGTCGTTGGCGAACGCGCGCCGGAACAGGTAACCTGCCCGGTGCCTTACGCGGCTGTCCCTGACGCGCGGGCGGTGCTGGCCCTGCTCGCTGCCGCTTACCACGGTTTCCCGTCGCGGCAGATGGTCGTGATCGGCGTTACCGGGACTGATGGCAAGACGACCACGGTCTCGCTGATCTACAGCATCCTGCGGGCGGCAGGCCTCCGCGCCGGGATGATCAGCACGGTCAGCGCGGTGATCGGCGGCGATGCCCTGGAGACTGGTCTGCATGTGACCACGCCCCGCGCCCCGGAGGTGCAGGGCTACCTGGCGCGCATGGTTGAGGCCGGGCTAACCCATTGTGTGCTGGAGGCAACCAGCCACGGCCTGGCTCAGGGCCGGGTTGACGCGGTAGATTTTGACGTCGCCGTGATCACCAATATTCAACACGAGCATCTGGACTATCATGGCACCTGGGAATCCTACCGGGACGCTAAAGCGGAGCTGTTCCGCAAGTTGCGCCGGTCCGCGTACAAGCCGGGCCAGGACAAGGTGGCGGTGATCAACGCTGATGACGTAGCATCGGCGGATTTCCTGCGGGCTATCCCCGCTGATCGGCATCTGTTCTACGGCCTGGCATCAGCGCCCGTTGATTTCCGGGCCGAGGCAGTGGCATACCGGCCAGATGGTACGCATTTCAGTGTGCGCGGGCTGGCGGTACGCTCTCCGCTGGTCGGGGCCTATAATGTGTCCAATGTGCTGGCGGCGATGGCCGCGGCTGTGGCGGTGGGCATCCCGCTGGCGGCAATCGTCGAGGGCATCGCTGCACTGCCGCCGATTCCGGGCCGGCTGGAACGTATTGACGAAGGACAGGATTTTCTGGCGGTGGTGGATTTTGCCCATACGCCGAATGCGTTGCGGCAGGTGTTGACGGCGGCACGGACGCTGATTGCGCCCGGACGGCGGGTGATCTGTGCGGTGGGCAGCGCCGGGCTGCGCGACCGGGCCAAGCGGCGCATGATGGCGGCGATCGCCGCGGAGCTGGCGGATTTTACCATATTGACGGCGGAGGACCCGCGCACCGAGTCGCTGGAAGCGATCCTGGCGGAGATGGCGGAGGGCTGTCGGGCCGCTGGTGGGGTGGAGGGCACCACGTTCATCCGCGTCCCTGATCGTGGCCAGGCGCTCTATGAGGCTGTGCAGCGGGCCGGGGCGGGCGATATCGTCCTGGCCTGCGGCAAGGGACATGAGCAGAGCATGTGCTTCGGCGAGATTGAATATCCCTGGGATGACCGGCAGGCGTTGCGCGCCGCTTTGCGCGGCCAGCCGCTGGCCACGCTGCCTACCGCCCGCACCTGA
- a CDS encoding glycosyltransferase family 2 protein — translation MTDLGIVIVNWNTCDLLRRCLQTVLASQGVTFRVVVVDNASTDGSPDMVRAEFPGVDLIVSPINGGFAYANNLGLRALGFGRGCGEDAPCYALLLNPDTEVPPDALREMVAFMDADPRIGVAGPKLVLPDGSLDLACRRSFPTPEISAYRMIGLSRLFPRSRRFGRYNLTYLDPDLVTEVDSVVGAYMQVRREAIASVGLLDEVYFMYAEDIDWAYRVKQAGWTVWYNPRVTVLHVKRAASRRNPRAQREFYRAMLIFYRRHYRAGTPLWLHSLILLGLLLKGGRAIWTEIWNPTPLPAV, via the coding sequence ATGACCGATCTGGGGATTGTGATCGTCAACTGGAACACGTGCGACCTGCTGCGGCGCTGCCTGCAGACCGTCCTGGCCAGCCAGGGTGTGACCTTCCGGGTGGTGGTGGTGGACAATGCCTCAACCGATGGCAGCCCGGATATGGTGCGTGCGGAGTTCCCCGGCGTTGACCTGATCGTCAGTCCCATAAACGGCGGTTTTGCCTATGCCAACAATCTGGGCCTGCGGGCGTTGGGTTTTGGGCGAGGATGCGGTGAGGATGCACCCTGTTACGCCCTGCTGCTCAACCCGGATACCGAGGTTCCGCCGGACGCCCTGCGGGAAATGGTGGCCTTTATGGACGCTGATCCCCGCATCGGCGTGGCCGGGCCGAAGCTGGTCCTGCCTGATGGGTCGCTGGACCTGGCCTGCCGGCGGAGCTTCCCGACGCCGGAAATCTCGGCCTATCGGATGATCGGCCTGTCCAGGTTGTTCCCGCGCAGCCGGCGCTTCGGGCGATACAACCTGACTTACCTTGACCCTGATCTGGTCACGGAAGTGGATTCGGTGGTCGGGGCCTATATGCAGGTGCGCCGGGAGGCGATCGCCAGCGTCGGTTTGCTGGACGAAGTGTACTTTATGTATGCGGAGGATATCGATTGGGCGTATCGCGTGAAACAGGCGGGCTGGACGGTCTGGTACAACCCGAGGGTGACCGTGCTTCACGTCAAGCGCGCCGCCAGCCGCCGCAACCCCCGAGCGCAGCGGGAGTTCTACCGGGCGATGCTGATCTTCTACCGGCGGCATTATCGGGCGGGGACGCCCCTGTGGCTGCACAGTCTGATCCTGCTGGGCCTGCTGCTGAAGGGCGGGCGGGCGATCTGGACAGAGATCTGGAACCCGACGCCGTTGCCCGCCGTCTGA
- a CDS encoding undecaprenyl-phosphate glucose phosphotransferase, with protein sequence MAAQSDPAGPAAEGRAGDLDRDLEPDAVARRLIRAEASRRRNRRIRAALKLLVAIVDISMALLAFIVAYYAREVVPLSPLPPDPPGLFDFYLPTMILHVGSVIVAAYFSRLYHQPRAASRFDVAYRILGAVSLAVFLSVAFQTVLFKNSPFETDYPRSLLLYVWFFTVVLMILGRELHNQIVLRLRARGIARDDVLIVGDGEAARYIVQKIQWSPQLGFDLAGLVTESGRGNVLGLPALGAYQDLPALIDELEIDTVIIALPELDRRQLVSLVTLCQRGQVDVKVYPDVFAYMSAGLSVDDLGGLPLLNVRDVALRGWNLSLKRALDILGASLGLVFLSPLMIAIGLIVKWTSPGPVFFHQYRMGLDGKTFPVIKYRTMRPDAEKDGPGWTVENDPRVTPIGRVLRRSNLDELPQLINVLLGQMSLVGPRPEQEAYVQQFRQYIPRYMERHRMKAGMTGWAQVNGLRGDTSVEERTKYDLWYVENWSLWLDIKIIIRTLAQTLRGRNPNAI encoded by the coding sequence GTGGCTGCACAGTCTGATCCTGCTGGGCCTGCTGCTGAAGGGCGGGCGGGCGATCTGGACAGAGATCTGGAACCCGACGCCGTTGCCCGCCGTCTGATCCGGGCGGAGGCCAGCCGTCGGCGCAACCGGCGCATCCGCGCCGCCCTCAAGCTGCTGGTGGCAATCGTCGACATCAGCATGGCCCTGCTGGCCTTTATCGTGGCCTACTATGCCCGCGAGGTAGTGCCGCTTTCGCCGCTACCGCCGGATCCGCCGGGGCTTTTTGACTTCTACCTGCCGACGATGATCCTGCACGTTGGCTCGGTTATCGTGGCGGCGTATTTCTCCCGGCTGTACCATCAGCCGCGTGCGGCCAGCCGCTTTGATGTGGCCTACCGCATTCTGGGCGCGGTATCTCTGGCGGTGTTTCTGTCAGTGGCCTTCCAGACGGTGCTGTTCAAGAATAGCCCCTTTGAGACCGATTACCCCCGCTCGCTCCTGCTATACGTATGGTTCTTCACCGTCGTGCTGATGATTCTGGGTCGGGAGCTGCACAACCAGATTGTGCTGCGCCTGCGAGCGCGGGGGATAGCCCGCGATGATGTGCTGATTGTCGGGGATGGCGAGGCGGCCCGCTATATCGTCCAGAAGATTCAGTGGTCGCCGCAACTGGGCTTTGACCTGGCCGGTCTGGTGACGGAAAGCGGGCGCGGCAATGTGCTGGGCCTGCCGGCGCTGGGTGCTTACCAGGATCTGCCGGCGCTGATTGATGAACTGGAGATCGACACGGTCATCATTGCCCTGCCGGAACTGGATCGGCGTCAACTGGTCAGCCTGGTGACCCTGTGCCAGCGTGGCCAGGTGGATGTCAAGGTGTACCCAGATGTCTTTGCCTATATGTCCGCCGGGCTGTCGGTGGACGATCTGGGTGGCCTGCCGCTGCTCAACGTGCGGGATGTCGCCCTGCGCGGTTGGAACCTGAGCCTCAAGCGGGCGCTGGACATCCTGGGCGCGTCGTTGGGGCTGGTGTTCCTCTCGCCGCTGATGATCGCCATCGGCCTGATCGTCAAGTGGACTTCGCCGGGGCCGGTATTCTTTCACCAGTACCGGATGGGCCTGGACGGCAAGACCTTCCCGGTCATCAAGTACCGCACCATGCGCCCTGACGCGGAGAAGGACGGGCCGGGCTGGACGGTCGAAAACGATCCGCGCGTCACGCCAATCGGGCGCGTGTTGCGTCGGTCCAACCTAGATGAACTGCCACAACTGATCAACGTCCTGCTGGGGCAAATGAGCCTGGTCGGCCCGCGCCCGGAGCAGGAAGCGTATGTCCAGCAATTCCGCCAGTACATCCCACGCTACATGGAGCGCCACCGCATGAAAGCGGGGATGACCGGCTGGGCGCAGGTCAATGGTCTGCGTGGCGATACGTCGGTTGAAGAGCGCACCAAGTACGATCTGTGGTATGTGGAAAACTGGTCGCTCTGGCTGGACATCAAGATCATCATCCGTACCCTGGCCCAGACTCTGCGGGGGCGTAACCCGAATGCCATCTGA
- a CDS encoding nucleotide pyrophosphohydrolase produces the protein MTLAELTQAMHAFVAAKGWYAPGSRRPQSPRNIATSLVIEAAEVLEHFQWDDQVSDRAALAGELADVALYLLQLASLTEIDLQEAILAKLARNYDRSWD, from the coding sequence ATGACCCTGGCAGAACTGACGCAGGCCATGCATGCCTTTGTGGCCGCCAAGGGCTGGTACGCCCCCGGATCGCGCCGCCCGCAGTCGCCGCGCAATATCGCCACCTCGCTGGTGATCGAGGCCGCTGAGGTGCTGGAGCATTTCCAGTGGGACGATCAGGTCAGCGACCGGGCGGCGCTGGCGGGTGAACTGGCCGATGTCGCCCTGTACCTGTTGCAGCTGGCCAGCCTGACGGAGATCGATCTGCAGGAAGCCATTCTGGCCAAGCTTGCCCGCAACTACGATCGCTCCTGGGATTGA
- a CDS encoding aminoglycoside phosphotransferase family protein, producing the protein MVDPQPASDSVQHASRQDWPFSRPTLMAGLRRYLVAPRLRLLDIQPLALPDLRPGGIPDTLTSVRGLSVGVEIDGVQRRLALVLKEAPVSEGGRVLSTVGWREYGVYQRLAPHLPLLVPGLVAGDPARGWIVVEALTGLRGPEAWTREDYAQAIINLAAMHDRFWGLGEDLAIFPWLGRPLEADYQATVMAAAEAVQTLIREERLPALVTPRHFQAFGALVQQADEIAAPLQAEPVTLLHGDYWPGNIAQPDEGRQIVFDWQRAAIGPAILDLQHFCLTVAMVLQPPLPVEELVALYRQEMARRVAPDWDDERFALLQDHALLWHFLSYWLRRLATLEPETYAPYAERFERVWLEPVIAAMERRLGLCLST; encoded by the coding sequence GTGGTTGACCCACAGCCTGCTTCTGATTCCGTCCAGCACGCCTCCCGCCAGGACTGGCCGTTCAGCCGACCGACGCTGATGGCCGGTCTGCGCCGTTATCTGGTTGCTCCGCGCCTGCGCCTGCTGGACATCCAGCCGCTGGCGCTACCCGATCTGCGTCCTGGCGGCATTCCGGATACACTTACCTCGGTGCGGGGGTTGTCGGTTGGTGTGGAGATCGACGGCGTGCAGCGGCGGCTGGCGCTGGTGCTCAAGGAAGCGCCGGTCAGCGAGGGCGGGCGGGTGCTCTCTACGGTTGGCTGGCGCGAATACGGCGTCTATCAGCGGCTGGCCCCGCATCTGCCGCTGCTGGTTCCTGGCCTGGTAGCTGGCGATCCGGCGCGGGGATGGATTGTCGTGGAAGCGCTGACCGGCCTGCGTGGGCCGGAGGCGTGGACCCGCGAAGACTACGCCCAGGCGATCATCAATCTGGCGGCCATGCACGACCGCTTCTGGGGGCTGGGGGAAGACCTGGCCATCTTCCCCTGGCTGGGGCGTCCGCTGGAAGCTGACTATCAGGCAACGGTCATGGCTGCGGCGGAAGCTGTGCAGACGCTCATCCGGGAGGAGCGCCTGCCAGCCCTGGTCACTCCGCGCCATTTCCAGGCGTTCGGTGCGCTGGTACAGCAGGCGGATGAGATCGCCGCGCCGCTGCAGGCGGAACCGGTGACGCTGCTGCATGGTGACTACTGGCCGGGCAATATTGCCCAGCCGGATGAGGGCCGCCAGATTGTATTCGACTGGCAGCGGGCGGCCATCGGCCCAGCCATCCTGGACCTGCAGCACTTTTGCCTGACGGTCGCCATGGTTCTGCAGCCGCCCCTGCCGGTGGAGGAGCTGGTGGCCCTGTACCGCCAGGAGATGGCCCGGCGCGTGGCCCCGGACTGGGATGATGAACGCTTCGCTTTGCTACAGGATCACGCGCTGCTGTGGCACTTCCTGAGTTACTGGTTGCGCCGTCTGGCGACCCTGGAGCCGGAAACATACGCGCCGTATGCAGAGCGCTTCGAGCGCGTGTGGCTGGAACCGGTCATTGCCGCAATGGAGCGGCGATTGGGCCTCTGTCTGTCAACTTAG
- the rpsO gene encoding 30S ribosomal protein S15, producing MSLTPAEKEAIIREFALHETDTGSPQVQIAVLTEQIRQLTEHLKVHTHDEHSRRGLLKMVGLRRRHLKYLSRTNPEAYQELIQRLGLRR from the coding sequence ATGAGCCTAACACCAGCTGAAAAAGAAGCCATCATCCGTGAATTTGCCCTGCACGAGACCGACACCGGTTCGCCGCAGGTGCAGATTGCTGTGCTGACGGAGCAGATCCGCCAGCTCACGGAACATCTGAAGGTGCACACGCACGACGAACATTCGCGGCGCGGTCTGCTGAAGATGGTGGGTCTTCGTCGCCGCCATCTCAAGTATCTGAGCCGCACCAATCCCGAGGCTTACCAGGAGCTGATCCAGCGGCTGGGGCTGCGGCGCTAA
- a CDS encoding polyribonucleotide nucleotidyltransferase produces MGEIHRFSAMVGSKEVIIETGRFAEQAGGAVTVRMGDTMVLATATMSKEPREGVDFFPLSVDYEERMYAAGRIPGSFFRREGRPSETAILISRVTDRPLRPLFPKDLFNEVQVIVTALSHDQENHSDMLSIIGASAALMISDIPFDGPVGACRVGLIDGQFVGNATISEMENSVLDLRVAGTADSINMVEASANEVDEETMLRALEFGHQAIQGIIAVQREMAAKLGKPKAVITPVPVDTALREAVFARAMPEIKRIVAEVLDRDARNAAIDALRETILAEYEAQATEGNPPDFVAIRGFLQEALKEEVRRRILEDGIRPDGRDYTTIRPLAVETGVIPRVHGSGLFRRGQTQVLSVATLGTPRDAQELDNLNPEDTKRYMHHYNFPPFSTGETWFLRGPKRREIGHGALAEAALRPMIPPEDEFPYTLRVVSEVMSSNGSTSMASVCGSTLALMDAGVPLVRPVAGIAMGLISDGQRYAVLTDIQGMEDHLGDMDFKVAGTAKGITALQMDIKIKGIPTDVMRRALAQARDARLQILDVMLQEIPAPRAELSPYAPRITTIQIDPEKIGAVIGPGGKVVRGIQDKTGVKIDIENDGTVYIAAADGPAADMALEMILGLVEEPEIGRIYTGKVVRIEPYGAFVEFMPGREGMVHISQIADYRVERIEDEVRLGDEIMVMVTDIDPGGKVRLSRQAVLEGWTAEEAQARDKGGRARSGGGDRGRRPSGDRGGDRGRRPGSDRDRRGGRS; encoded by the coding sequence ATGGGTGAAATTCATCGATTCTCCGCGATGGTCGGCTCCAAGGAAGTGATCATTGAAACCGGTCGCTTTGCGGAGCAGGCCGGCGGCGCCGTGACCGTCCGCATGGGCGATACCATGGTGCTGGCGACGGCGACGATGAGCAAGGAGCCGCGCGAGGGCGTCGATTTCTTCCCGCTAAGCGTGGATTATGAGGAACGTATGTACGCCGCCGGGCGTATTCCCGGTAGTTTCTTCCGCCGGGAGGGTCGGCCCAGCGAGACGGCCATCCTGATCTCGCGGGTGACTGACCGGCCCCTGCGGCCGCTCTTCCCGAAAGACCTCTTCAATGAGGTCCAGGTGATCGTGACTGCGCTCAGCCACGACCAGGAAAATCACTCCGATATGCTGAGCATCATCGGCGCCAGTGCGGCCCTGATGATCTCCGATATCCCCTTTGACGGGCCGGTAGGCGCCTGCCGCGTTGGCTTGATTGACGGCCAGTTTGTCGGCAACGCCACCATCTCCGAGATGGAAAACAGCGTGCTTGACCTGCGCGTGGCTGGTACCGCCGATTCGATCAACATGGTCGAGGCTTCAGCCAACGAGGTTGACGAAGAGACAATGCTCCGTGCACTGGAGTTCGGGCATCAGGCCATCCAGGGCATCATCGCCGTGCAGCGGGAGATGGCGGCCAAACTGGGTAAGCCCAAGGCTGTGATCACCCCGGTGCCGGTGGATACGGCCCTGCGGGAGGCTGTCTTTGCCCGCGCTATGCCGGAGATCAAGCGTATCGTGGCTGAGGTACTCGACCGCGACGCTCGCAATGCGGCCATCGACGCCCTGCGGGAGACCATCCTGGCTGAGTATGAGGCGCAGGCTACGGAAGGCAACCCGCCGGATTTTGTTGCCATCCGCGGTTTTCTGCAGGAAGCGCTCAAAGAAGAGGTGCGTCGCCGCATTCTGGAAGATGGTATCCGTCCCGATGGTCGCGATTACACAACCATCCGCCCGCTGGCGGTGGAAACGGGCGTGATCCCGCGCGTGCATGGTTCCGGCCTGTTCCGGCGTGGGCAGACTCAGGTGCTGAGCGTGGCCACTCTGGGAACACCCCGCGACGCCCAGGAGCTGGACAACCTCAATCCTGAGGATACCAAGCGTTACATGCATCACTACAACTTCCCGCCGTTCTCGACCGGCGAAACCTGGTTCCTGCGCGGCCCCAAACGCCGCGAAATCGGGCATGGTGCGCTGGCGGAAGCGGCCCTGCGGCCCATGATCCCGCCGGAAGACGAATTCCCGTATACGCTGCGCGTGGTCAGCGAGGTGATGAGCTCCAATGGCAGTACCAGCATGGCCAGCGTATGCGGCAGTACCCTGGCGCTGATGGACGCCGGTGTGCCGCTGGTGCGCCCGGTAGCCGGGATTGCTATGGGTCTGATCTCCGACGGCCAGCGCTACGCTGTCCTGACCGACATTCAGGGTATGGAAGATCACCTGGGCGACATGGACTTCAAGGTGGCCGGGACGGCCAAGGGGATCACCGCGCTGCAGATGGACATCAAGATCAAGGGCATCCCGACCGATGTCATGCGGCGGGCGCTGGCCCAGGCGCGTGACGCCCGGCTACAAATCCTGGATGTCATGCTGCAGGAAATCCCGGCGCCGCGTGCGGAGCTAAGCCCGTACGCGCCGCGCATCACCACCATCCAGATCGACCCGGAGAAGATCGGCGCGGTGATCGGGCCGGGCGGCAAAGTCGTACGTGGCATTCAGGACAAAACCGGCGTCAAGATCGACATCGAGAATGATGGTACGGTGTACATTGCGGCGGCGGACGGCCCGGCGGCTGACATGGCGCTGGAGATGATCCTGGGTCTGGTTGAAGAGCCGGAGATCGGTCGCATTTACACCGGCAAAGTTGTGCGTATCGAGCCGTACGGGGCGTTTGTGGAATTCATGCCCGGTCGCGAGGGCATGGTACACATCAGCCAGATTGCCGATTATCGCGTCGAGCGCATCGAAGATGAGGTGCGGCTGGGCGACGAGATCATGGTCATGGTGACCGACATCGATCCCGGCGGCAAGGTTCGTCTCAGCCGCCAGGCTGTGCTGGAGGGCTGGACCGCTGAAGAAGCGCAGGCCCGCGATAAAGGCGGACGGGCGCGCAGCGGCGGCGGTGATCGCGGGCGGCGGCCCAGCGGCGACCGCGGTGGTGACCGTGGCCGACGCCCCGGCAGCGACCGTGATCGGCGCGGCGGACGCAGCTAG
- a CDS encoding AI-2E family transporter — translation MDAQFITSPAWSPRTRRTVALIALLVVGVFAWRLGDMWPPIIIALVLAYLLSPIVGLAERWLPFGNRRMRRMIGTVLGFVTAILAIVIVLLIIVPAIGAQLRQFGDVLPALYDQIERLVNDLLAMTITIGGQTIHLQEFFGGSVDVERAFTLAERDLATFMRSLLGPLATPVLGAVGTALSGIISAIFVLTMVFYLMRDGPRFTEEILRIVPAPYRGDVQYLLRRLGEIWNAYLRGQLLLCLTMGVVVFTAATILGLRNPVVLGLLSGVLEFIPNLGPALALIPAALFGLFFPSQTIPGLEGVFFMLVVIVVWTGLQNLEAILLVPRIMGNSLDLHPFIVIVAVIGGATLAGALGVILAAPVVASLRLLGGYLYLKLMQPEPGPLAGLQVIDEVRVSQQEEPV, via the coding sequence ATGGACGCGCAGTTCATCACCTCGCCTGCCTGGTCCCCGCGTACAAGGCGCACAGTCGCCCTTATCGCCCTGCTGGTAGTGGGCGTTTTTGCCTGGCGACTGGGGGATATGTGGCCGCCGATCATCATTGCCCTGGTGCTGGCCTACCTGCTCAGCCCGATTGTCGGCCTGGCTGAGCGTTGGCTGCCGTTTGGCAACCGCAGGATGCGGCGCATGATCGGCACGGTGCTGGGGTTTGTGACGGCTATCCTGGCTATTGTCATTGTGCTGCTGATCATCGTCCCGGCCATCGGGGCGCAGTTGCGCCAGTTCGGGGATGTGTTGCCGGCGTTGTATGACCAGATCGAGAGGCTGGTGAACGATCTGCTGGCCATGACAATCACCATTGGCGGCCAGACTATCCACTTGCAGGAATTCTTCGGTGGTTCGGTCGATGTTGAGCGTGCTTTTACCCTGGCGGAACGCGACCTGGCGACATTTATGCGATCGTTGCTGGGGCCGCTGGCGACGCCTGTGCTGGGAGCGGTCGGCACGGCGCTGAGCGGCATTATCAGCGCAATCTTCGTGTTGACGATGGTCTTCTATCTGATGCGCGATGGCCCGCGCTTTACTGAAGAAATCCTGCGGATTGTCCCGGCGCCATACCGTGGCGATGTCCAGTATCTGCTTCGCCGGCTGGGCGAGATCTGGAATGCGTACCTGCGCGGCCAGTTGTTGCTCTGCCTGACGATGGGCGTGGTGGTCTTTACGGCGGCGACGATTCTGGGCCTGCGCAATCCGGTGGTGCTGGGGCTGTTGAGCGGTGTGCTGGAGTTCATCCCCAATCTTGGCCCGGCGCTTGCCTTGATCCCGGCGGCGTTGTTCGGCCTGTTCTTCCCCAGCCAGACTATTCCCGGCCTGGAGGGGGTGTTCTTCATGCTGGTGGTGATCGTGGTTTGGACGGGGCTGCAGAACCTGGAAGCGATCTTACTGGTGCCGCGTATCATGGGCAACAGCCTGGATTTGCATCCGTTCATCGTGATTGTGGCCGTGATCGGCGGGGCGACGCTGGCAGGGGCGCTGGGAGTCATCCTGGCGGCGCCGGTAGTCGCCTCGTTGCGTTTGCTGGGGGGCTACCTGTATTTGAAGCTGATGCAGCCTGAGCCTGGCCCGCTTGCCGGATTGCAGGTGATTGACGAGGTTCGGGTCAGCCAGCAGGAGGAACCTGTGTGA
- a CDS encoding GNAT family N-acetyltransferase, with protein sequence MTTAVNKAGIQFNRADFHIRPVTAADRAAIEAIAAQIWDGEDYLPMVLDAWLADVSGLFCAGVIGERLVAVAKLTHMGGDQWWLEGLRVDPAFQGIGLGRIMHHYMVNYSRRYAPGTLRFSTASGNHAVIRMAAETAFQQVAAFVAYGAEADPAIPIDRLVRLEPSDIDRAWARLIKLPYFEAAQRTLEDSWRFLPLTPDRLRERLAAGQVYGWTRSGDMPGLAGLAILNTPRGTTGEEEATRLYVGYADALPDEFAALALALRGLAAWQGFERVSWKVLDDAVLLARLKAAGYQQRWDEQVLLFARELSLTEHAMIRT encoded by the coding sequence GTGACGACAGCGGTGAACAAAGCGGGAATTCAGTTTAACCGCGCCGATTTTCACATCCGCCCGGTGACGGCCGCCGATCGGGCGGCTATTGAAGCTATCGCGGCCCAGATCTGGGATGGCGAAGACTATCTGCCGATGGTACTGGATGCCTGGCTGGCGGACGTCAGCGGCCTGTTCTGCGCCGGGGTGATCGGTGAGCGGCTGGTCGCCGTGGCCAAGCTGACGCACATGGGCGGCGACCAGTGGTGGCTGGAAGGGTTGCGGGTGGATCCGGCCTTTCAGGGGATAGGTCTGGGGCGGATCATGCACCACTATATGGTCAACTACAGCCGTCGCTACGCTCCCGGTACGCTGCGTTTCAGCACGGCATCGGGCAATCACGCAGTCATCCGGATGGCCGCGGAAACGGCTTTTCAGCAGGTGGCAGCTTTTGTTGCGTATGGCGCCGAGGCCGATCCTGCCATCCCGATCGATCGGCTGGTGCGCCTGGAGCCTAGCGATATCGACCGGGCCTGGGCACGGCTGATCAAGCTGCCGTACTTTGAGGCGGCGCAGCGCACACTGGAAGATAGCTGGCGCTTCCTACCGTTGACTCCTGACCGGCTGCGCGAGCGATTGGCCGCCGGACAGGTCTACGGCTGGACGCGGTCCGGCGATATGCCGGGGCTGGCCGGGCTGGCGATCCTCAATACGCCACGTGGCACTACCGGCGAGGAAGAAGCTACACGGCTGTATGTGGGCTATGCTGACGCCCTACCGGACGAGTTTGCGGCCCTGGCGCTGGCGTTGCGCGGGCTGGCCGCGTGGCAGGGCTTCGAGCGCGTATCGTGGAAGGTCCTGGATGACGCGGTGTTGCTGGCCCGGCTGAAGGCGGCCGGCTACCAGCAACGCTGGGATGAGCAGGTGCTGCTCTTTGCCCGCGAGCTTTCCCTGACCGAACACGCGATGATCCGGACGTAG